Sequence from the Maribellus comscasis genome:
CCCGCTGTTCCTCTGGCAATTCATCCAGGGCTTCTTCAATTTCCTCCCAGATTATTTTACGAAATAAGTCTTCTTCCGGACCGTCGTTTAGTGTTGGCAAAATATCTTCGAGATATAAAACCCCATCATCGCTTACAGAGTTTTTTATTTCCTTATCGCTGAATAAATCCGGCTTCTTCTTTCGTTTTAAATCGATAACACGGTTGATAGCTGTTTTATACAACCACGAGGAAATATTTTCAACAGACCGAATGTGTTCGTAGCTGCTAAAGAATTGGATGAAAACATCCTGCAAAACATCTTCCGCTTGTTCCAGGGGCAAGTGTCTGCGGATATAATTCAGCAAACTTTTATTTTGTTTGCGGAAAGTCTGTTCAACATGTTCTGTTTTCACCATTGTTTAATTGTCTTCTGTTTTTTGAGACGATCAACTCAAAAATATATTTTAGGAAATTTCGTATTATTTTCTGATACGTTGAAATTGTTTTCGGTAAGCAGACTAATTTATGGATAGAACCATACACTACAGTATGGTTAAAAGCTTCAAATGCGTTAAATTTGTAGAACCTTTCAAAATTAGAAATGTTATAGTAACTTAAAGTCAATAATCAAAAAAACAGACATAATGAATTACGATGTAATTGTTGTTGGAAGTGGTCCTGGTGGATATGTTGCTGCCATTCGAGCATCGCAGCTTGGATTAAAAGTTGCCGTTGTTGAAAAAGAAAATATCGGTGGTATTTGTTTGAACTGGGGATGTATTCCAACCAAATCATTACTTAAAAGTGCACAAGCCTTTGAATATGCCAAACACGCTGCTGATTACGGAATTTCAATAGAAGGCGATGTAAAACCCGACCTCGCTGCGATGGTAAAACGTAGCCGTGGTGTTGCCGATGGAATGAGCAAAGGTGTTCAGTTTCTTTTCAAAAAAAATAAAATTGAACAGCTGCTGGGTTTTGGCAAATTAACGGCAAAAAATACAGTTGAAGTTACCGATGATTCGGGCAAGAAAAAGGCATACACAGCAAAACATATTATTTTGGCCACAGGAGCCCGCTCGCGTGAATTACCAAATTTAACGCAGGACGGAGAGAAAATTATTGGTTACCGCAAAGCGTTGGTTTTGGATAAACAACCTGAAAGTATGGTTGTGGTTGGCTCCGGAGCTATTGGTAGTGAGTTCGCTTACTTTTATCAATCAATCGGAACCCAGGTGACTCTTGTTGAGTTTATGCCAACCTTGGTTCCAAACGAAGACGAAGAAGTTGCTAAACAACTGGAGCGATCATTCAAAAAAATGAAAATGAAGGTGCTGACTTCTTCTTCGGTTGAAAAAGTAGATACTTCAGGTAAGAAATGCAAGGTTACTGTTAAAACAAAAAAGGGAGAAGAACTTATTGAAGCCGATGTTGTTCTTTCCGCTGTGGGCATTACTCCAAATACAGAAGGAATTGGTTTGGAAGAATTAGGCGTTGAAACCGATAAAGGACGTGTAAAAGTTGATGATTTTTATCGCACCAATATTGAAGGAGTTTATGCCATTGGTGATATTCTGGCAGGCCCTGCTTTAGCGCATGTTGCATCGGCAGAAGGAATCGTTTGCGTAGAAAAAATTGCCGGTCTGAATCCGGAACCGGTTGATTACGGTAATATTCCTGGATGTACATATACAAGCCCTGAGGTATCATCAGTAGGAATGACTGAGGCCAAAGCAAAAGATGCAGGTTACGAAATTAAAGTAGGAAAATTTCCTTATTCGGCGAGTGGAAAAGCAAGCGCTGCGGGCCAGAAAGATGGCTTTGTGAAATTAATATTTGATGCCAAATATGGTGAACTATTGGGAGCGCACATGATTGGAGGAAATGTTACCGAAATGGTTGCAGAAATGGTAGTAGCCAAAAAACTGGAAATTACCGGTCATGAATTGATTAAGTCAATCCATCCGCATCCGACAATGAGTGAAGCGATCATGGAAGCAGCAGCTGCTGCTTATGATGAGGTGATACATTTATAGTAATTTGACATAAGATATGAACCCGGGGGATTTTCTTCCGGGTTTTTTATTTTGTCCATATTCGACGAAGTGATTAAATTGGTCGAAAATTCCGTAATTAATTGAAAATCAGAAAGAATGTTTTGCGGGTAAAGATTTAATTATAAATTTGCTTCCGTTAAATAAACAGCTACACACTGAATGAATATCTCATTTGTCGATTTCAAGAGAAAACTGAATTTAATTAACACACTTAATAAATTTTAAACGAATGAAAAAACTAACGCTATTCGCAGCATTGTTTATGCTGATTCAGGTAACTTTTGCCGGTGGTATATTAACAAATACAAACCAAAGTGCCCAGTTCATTCGCATGATGTCGAGAAATGCATCAACCGATATTGATGCGGTTTATTTTAATCCTGCGGGTTTAATAAAATTGGAAGATGGTTGGCATTTTGCCTTTTACAGCCAAACTATTTTTCAGGATAAAACGGTTGACAGTAAATTTCCTTTGCTAAATGACGGACACTATGTCGGGGAAGTAACTGTACCTGTTTTTCCCACTGCTTATGCGGTTTACAAAAAAGAAAACTGGGCATTTTCTCTGGGGTTTGGGCCAAATGCCGGTGGCGGTTCTGCTGATTTTGACAGAGGCTTGCCTTCGTTTGAAATACCAATAACCAAGGTTGTTCCGGGACTTGCTGCACTAAGCCAAATCGATCCGACATTGGATGTAACAGGGTATAACGCTGATTTGTCGTTTAACGGAAGTTCCGTTTTTTGGGGTATCCAATTGGGGGCGACATATAAAATAAACGATATTCTTTCGGTTTATGGTGGCGTCAGGTACATGCCATCGAAAAACACATATGAAGGTGCTATTAAAAATATTCAGTTGCAGGTTGCAGGACAATATTTTGCAGCTCCTGCCTGGCTTTCAGGAACAGCCTCAACAGTTAGCGATTTGGCAACCCTGGCAGGTGCAGCTGCCGCGCAACTTGGAGGAACGGCCTCTAATTTGCAACCTTTAGTCGATGGCGGCGCAGGTTCCTATACTTTGGCTCAGTTGGAGGAGGCCCAGTATATTGATGCAACAACGCGCGCCCAATTAGAGGGGGGATTGTTAAGTTTAGGAGTAGCTCAGGGACAAATTGATCAAATGCCGCTGTCTACTGTTCAGGGAACATACTCTACGGCTGCTGATACCTACAGTGGACAGGCCACTACATTAAATAATACTGCCACTACTTTGAATGGAACTGCAGAGCAATTGGGAGACAAAGAAGTTAAAACTGAACAAACGGGTGCTGGTTTTACTCCAATGCTTGGGCTACACATTTCTCCAACCGAAAACCTGGATATTGCGGTGAAATATGAAATGAAAACCATCCTTAAACTTACCAACGATACCGAAGTTGACGATCTTGGATTATTCCCCGACGGAGATGAAACAAGGAACGATGTGCCGGCCATTCTTGGAATAGGGATTGGTTATAAACCGGTAAACTGGCTGGAAGCTCAATTTTCATATACCGGTTATTTTAATAAAGGTGTTGATTGGGGATACAATACAAGATACCTGGCAGGTGGAACGATGGTCAAACGCGAAATTGATAAAAATGGTTATGAACTTGGTCTGGGACTTCAGTTTAATCTGAGTGAAAAATTTGCAGTAAGTGTTGGCGGACTTGTTGGAGATATGGGTGTGGCAGACAGCTATCAAAGCGACTTTAGTTACAGTAACCCCTCTTCTACCATTGGTTTTGGATTTATGTGGAAAATTACGGACAAACTGGTATTTGATGCTGGTTTCTCTGATACTTTTTATAAAGATCAGACAATTTCCTTTACCGACGTTGATTTAGGTAGCTACGAGGAAACACTAGGTAAAACTACTGTTAATTTTGCAGCAGGCTTGTCTTACAGCATTTTTTAATGAAGAATGAAATAAAAGTTAAGCTGTCCGGTTTGGGCAGCTTTTTTATTTTAATAACCCTGCAGCATTCGCAAAAACCATTTCAAAACTTTTGTCTACCAATGCCGACTTTTCAGAGTTGTAAACCGGAAACGGATTTTCGTGTGAATACTGGTACGGAAAATCAAATGTATGAAGTTGAAAGTGAAATTTTTTATGACCACTTTTTAATGTGTTATTGATGTGTTTTGCCGGGATTACCTGATCCTTTAATAATCCGATAGCAGTTATCTTTTTTGATAATCTTGAAAGGCCCTTTTCTTTTAACTTTGAAAATGAAGGAATCGGAATCATAGCTTTGAACGATTTTACGACTGAATGTAAGGGAGTTGATAGATTCTTTTTTGTTTCAGTAACAGATTTTCGTTCAAAGTTGCGGAGGTAGAAATCATTTAAATCCCGATAAGCAAGATTGTCCATTATAAGTTTCGAAGTTCCGCTCATATTGTCAAAAGTAGTTCCGCCGCAAAACAAAACAGCTTTCGATTTTTTTAAAAGATTTCCAGGATTAGCCATAAACATTATTTGGGTGAGGAATGCGCCAATTGAATACCCGAAGAAATTGATTTGCGTATTTTCTTCAAGCAAGGGATAATCGCCGTTTTTGATTTGATTTAGAAGCTGAATCAAATCATGGGCGCTTTGTAGTCCACCACGGTAAAAGCGCATAGGATCTTCGGATAAGCGATCGCTTAAAGCAGCATTCGCAAAAGAAGCCTGGATAATATTTTGATGCATATTTTTTCTTGAGTTAACCAGCATATTCATTGCCCGCGGGTCGCTCCATTCTCTTTTCCCGCGGTTCATATGAAATGCCAGGGGGAAAAGAATGATGGTCCGGGCGGTTTGTTCTGCCAAATAAGTTGCCCAGGACAGGTACTTGCTCCAGTCGCGTTCATTTAATCCATGTAATAAGATAATAGCCCGGTTATTTTTTTTGTCGGAAGGAGTGAATACAGGGTATTTAAAATGCCAGTTTTCTTCAATCTTGGAATCTTCAATACCAAATTGATTTTGGAAAATACCATTTTTTAACAATGACGTTTGGAAGGATGAATGAAATTCAAGATTTCGGATACAAACATCAGAATGAGGAACTTTAATACATCGCTTGTTAAGGGAGAAAAGTGTTGCGAGTTGCTGGTGTAAGTGTGTGTAATTCATGTGCTTCCAATTTGTAGAAGTGAAATTAGCTGGGTTTTTTCTGTGTTGCAAAAGAATGGGATTGCCTGCCAAAAATCAGGGACAAGATTGTTGATTTAGGGGGGAGATTGTTCATTGTGGGGTGAAATTTTACGATTAGATTCTACGATTCTGATAAGATTTCTTTATTTAAAGCTTATTTTTGAAAAAATTCTGGACTATGCTTATCTGGGAAAAAAAGATACCTGAATTTCTGATTTTTAGAAAAAACATTGTCAACCGAATTCTTTTTACGGCTGCTTTTGCTTTGGTATTCATAAATATTTATGCGCCGTTTGGAGTAAATACCTGGTACAATGTTACCAAATTGGAACTGTTTTTATATTCCAGTGGCTTAATCTTAACCGGAATTTTAGTTATGGTAATCAGCCGTATATTAATGTTTCAGATAAACAAAAAGCATAAATTAAATTATTTGCAGTACGGAAGCTGGGAACTGACTGAAATCGTTATAATGGCATTTGTTTATACATTGCTTAAAGTATTTTTTCTTCATGAAAAGAGTGATATTGTCGATGATTTTGTCGTTTCGCTTCAAATAACTGCCCTGGTTGTTATTTTGCCATATATAATACTCACCTTATATTTTTCCTGGCAGGACAAATCAAAAAAGTTGGAGAGCCTGGAGCAATTGAAAGAGGATACCAATGTAAAAGCAAGCAAGCTTCTTCCTTTCTACGACGAAAAGGAGGTTATGCGGTTTTCCATGTTGCCTTCAGATATTCTTTATCTTGAGGCCGCTGATAATTATGTAACCATCTATTTTTTGAATAAACAGAAAATATCACATTATCTTCTTCGTAACAGTTTAAAAAATCTTGGAGAATATCTTTCTGAATATTCATTTATTCGGTGTCACCGTTCGTTTATTGTAAATTTTGAAAAAGTAAAACTTATTCGCAAAGAAAAAGACGGATTAAAGCTTGAAATCGACGCGCCGACGGAATTAATTATTCCGGTTTCAAAGACATATTCACAGGAGGTTTTAAATGAGTTTGTAAAAACAGGAAGTTAATCTGAGGGTTTCCATCGGAAGGATTTGTTGTCAACAGCCCGTTGCACAGCAAGAATGCCATCCAGATGATCAAATTCATGCTGTATGAGTTCCGCCATGTCGTCTTCCAGCTGCCAGGTTTGTTTTTCCCAGTTCAGGTCGTAGAATGAAAGTGTGAGTTTTTTGTGCCGCTTTACTTTTACGAACAGATTGGGGAAGCTCATACAATCATCCCATAACTCAATCATCTCGTTGCCCGGGATTTTAAGTTCGGGGTTTATGATTGCAATCGGTTTATCAATATTTATGCATACAATTCGTTTTAAAAGACCAATTTGAGGTGCGGAAATGGCGCGTCCTGCACCGTATTTTTCTCGAAAATCAAGTACAGTTTCAAACATCAGATTAAATTGCGGTAGTAATTCTTTAAGTTCTGATTTTTCAACGGGGACTGATTTTTCGTAAAGTTTTGGATCTCCCAGTAATAATATATCCTTTACAGCCATTTGTTTTTTATGTAAATATACTTTTTAGAAATGAAAAAAAGGCTGCCCGAAGAATTCGGACAACCTTAAAGACTAACCTGGTATCAAAAAATAAAAAATACGGGTGATGGTTATTAATTAATTCAAATCAAAAATTTCTGAGTAATCTTCCCCGTCAGCCAATTTGGCGGTAAGAACAAATTCCGTTTTACCTTCTTGTTTTAGCGGTGTTAAATCGAACCGAAGTTCTTTTGTAAATAGTGCTTCACACATGTCTCCGTTGGCGTTGTGCCTGATTTCCAAAGTAGGGATATTGGATGAACCAGTGACCCAGGGGTGCATCCGTGCGAGATCTATCGTATGTTCCTGACATCCTCCACTGTACGATAGTTTTATCTGCAAACAATCGCCATCAATAAAAGCTTCATGAACAAAAACCGGATCGCGTGCAAGGCTGTCATAGTTGTTAAAGTTTAAATCTACATATGGTGCACAATTTAACTCTTCCACATATGAAATATCGCTGGCAGCCCCCCGGTCGCAGGTTGGTATAACATTTGGCAATTCTTTGTATTCAACCAAAACACGTTGTCCCTGTGTAAAAGTAAAACCATCGGGGTAATAAAGCGGCTGAATACGGTTACCGTTGTCGAGTTCAATTACAATGCCACAACTTGCGGCACCTGCATAATCTACTACTGTACCGGTTTCCATCAGGGTTACTTCATCGTCCTGCTGGCAACTGGCAAACAAAAAAACAGCAAATATTAATGGAATTAATAATTGTTTCATGGCATTTTGTTTCTGTTGAATAATTAACGCATAAATGAGTTGCTTTATTTTGTTATCCGGACAAATTATTCATATACAGGGTTTTTTACAGTTCCCATAAAAAGAATTGCTCCGGTATCCTTTTCAGTAATGGCGTAAAAAAACGGACGGTTGGCATTAAATTCCACAAACAGCGGTACAGAGGTTGTCTCAACTCCAACAACGGTGACGGCAGCAGCCTCAGTTCCTTCCTCGTTTACCTCGATAAAAGTCTTGTGTTTTACAAAGTCGATTTTTAGCTGCCCGTTTTTGTTTATTCCTGTAAAATCAGCGGCGTCGGTAAATGCAACTCCCATTCCCATTTCCGACAAAACATCGTTTAACTTGATTTCATATTTGTATTTGAATTTTGGAAGACTTATGATGACGTCTTCTGTCTCTGCAAAACTTTGCATCCATGTTTCCCAATTGTCTTTATCCAGTTTGTCTACAATATCCTGAAGTGTTTTATCCGTTTCGGGAAGAAAAACAAACATGTTGTATTTCCCTTTTCCGTAGGGTAGCTGAATGGCGCTAAACAAATCGTTGGATGCCATTTCAACGGTTTGGGTTTGATTCATAAAATCAGTTTGTATAGTGGAGCCGCTATCCGGATAAAAAGGATCTTCTGTTGTTTTATCTTTGTCAAATTCCGATGCCCACATTCCTTTAAAATAAATGGCATTAATAAGAAACATCACTTGTTCAGGTGAAATTTCATCCAAAATTTTGTCAATTTTATCATGCGTTTTTTCGGCAACCCATCCGTTGATGGTTTCCAAAGCATTGGGCGAGCTAAAGTCCAGTGCATCTACTTCAGCGTTGTAATATTCTTTGTTCGTCGAAATAAAATCCTGCTCTACATCAAACCCTTCGCGGTAATATATTGCATTTGCAATTTCGAGAAGTACTTTTTTATCCAGCGATTTTAAACCGTCAACCAATGTTTGGTACGATGTGTTGATCGCTTCAGATGTTAAACCATATACTTTTAACGTTTTCTCCATCGCCGTTTTTGTTTCTCCGTTGGCTCCGTTGTATGTCATTGCCAATGCCAGGCTTACACTTAATGGCGACACCATAATGTTGTCGGATTGGGTTTCAAAGGCATAGATATTCTGGAAGAGTTCAAAACCAAAACTATTCTCGGCTTCCAGTAATTGAGCCGTTTTTTCGGTGAGTTTTATTTCATCAATTTCGTCGTTTGAATTTGCCAAATCGCAGCCAAAGACAAAAAAAGAAGCCAGTATAAGTGAGAAAATGAATTTAAGTTTCATAGCTTTTGTTTTAATTTCTGTTGTTCTCCTGCAATTGATGTTCCAAAGATGAGTGAACACAGAAAAAGGTTGCGTGAATTTGTTTATTGGGAAAACGCAACCTTTTATTTTGTTATTTCATCTGGATAATGTTTTCGTGTAGTTTTTATCGTTTGTAGTATGAAAATTGAGGATAGACGTTCGGGATTGATTAAAGGAATATTCCTTAATTTTGAACGGAATTTATATAACCTGATTTGGAAGACCTTAAAAATATAGTTGAAGCTTGTGCTTCCGGCGATGTGCGTGCACAGGAGAAGTTGTACAAAATGTTTGCTCCGAAAATGTACGGCGTCTGTCTTCGCTATGCGAAAGATGCTACAGAAGCTGAGGATAATTTACAGGATGGATTTTTTAAGGTTTTTACAAATATTAAAGGATTCAGACATGAAGGTTCTTTGGAAGGCTGGATACGAAGGATAATGGTGAATGTGTCACTTGAAAAATACAGGAAACAAAACATGTTGCATCCGGTAGAAGATGTTTCTATTTATGATAGTCAGCATATTTCTGAAGATATTTTAGATAAGATTTCAGCAAAGGAATTGATAGAACTTATTCACCAGCTTCCGCCACGATACAGGATGGTGTTTAACCTCTTTGTAATGGAAGGTCTGAGTCATCAGCAGATAAGTGAAGAAATGCAAATTACCGTTGGAACCTCGAAGTCGAACCTCGCACGCGCACGGGATATTTTGAAACGTAAAGTAACTGAACTTTACAAAGTTGTAGGAACAAATGAAAATTATTCTGCATGAATATGGAGGAACAAAATATGGATAAGGCCATTCGCGAGAAACTGGAAAGGTTTTCGCAGCAACCGCCGTTGCATGTCTGGGACAATATCCAGGGGCAATTGCAGGCGCAAAAGCGAAAACACAGGATTGTGTTTTTTAGTCGAATTGCAGCAGCAGCAGTAGTGCTACTGGCGTTTTTGGCAGGATGGTATTTTAATGAGAAGTCGGGGCAGATTACTCCTGTCGTAACACAAAATGAAATACAAAATATAAATAAGAATATTGAAAACGAAAATGCCAAATCAAACAGTGAGAGTGAGAAAATAGACCCTAATGCGTTTAATGAGAATAACATAGCTGGAACAGAAAGTAAACCTCAGATAAAGCATAATGAAAAAGAAAAGGATACCGGGCTTGAATCGATTGTTCAGGAAGAAGAAACTACATATTTTATAGCCGATGCCAAAATTCATCAAAAACTGTCGGGAGAAGAATCAGCTGAATCAGAAACAAAGGAAGTTGCTCATCTTAATTTGCTGGATAAAATCGAAACACAGTTTAAAACGAGTGAAGACAGAGATTTAAAGCTAAAAGAAAAATCAATTCCGGTAAATGAAATGAGCGGAACTGATGAAGTTCTGATTGCTGAAAATATCAGAAATCTGAATGAATCCGGCAGAGAGGAATCGAAATGGAAGCTGGGGCTTCAGGTGTCGCCGGGCTACTCTTCTCAAAATTCGAACTATAGTGAAGATTACTCTAATTCAATGACTTACTCCGGTCAGAACGGAAATGCAAATGTCACGGGTGGTATTTCGGTACAGATGAAAGCCGGGAAGAAATGGAGCCTTGAAAGCGGTGTGTATTATTCGCAAAACGGGCAGCGATCAACAAATTCAGAGGCGTTTAATTCCAATTCGTTGATGTACGCAGCAGATTACGCACCACTGGGCGGAGAGAGAAAATCATATTTTAACACAGTAGTAAATTTATCCAATGGTCAGATTGAAATGAATAGTACTGCGGGAACAATTCAGTTCTCTTCTGCTCCGGCGGGTACGGAGGTTGGTTCTGAACTCGACGGAGATGCATATAGTCCAGGTCCTGCAAATTCAAATACACTGTTGACTGAAGGAGAATTTTCACAGGTTTTTGATTTTATTGAAATACCTTTGTATTTGCGTTATTCACTGGTCAACGCAAAATTTGGTATTGAACTGATGGGAGGTGTAAATGCCGGAATTGTTGCCGGAAACAACGTTTATATGGAAAATCAGTACGGCAACCAGAACATTGGCAAAACCAAAGATATTTCATCTGTAAACATATCAGGAACTGTGGGAGTGGGCTTGAATTATGCGTTAAGCAAAAATATCTCTTTGGCTGTGGAACCTCGTTTTAGCTACTATTTGAATTCTATTAATCAAAACTCTGATGTGAGTTTTCGTCCTTACCGTATTGGTGTTTATACCGGTCTGTATTATGAGTTTTAATTCTTTTATTTTTTGGTTGCGCTACAAAATTGTTCACATCACGAATTATTCATCGTTGATATTTTTATGATTAACCTGTCGATAGTAAACCAAAAATTGTTTTTAATAAAAAGGCCTGGTTAACCGAAATTGAAATTTTGTCTAATGGAGTGAAGCGCTTAAAGCTAACTTATCATGAAAAACCTTTTGTTTTGTGCAAAGAAAATTCCGGATTTAAATGGGTACCTGTGAAATAAGGAAATAAAATACCTTCCGTAACTAAATTGTTTATGCTGAAGGCATTTACAGAGCAACGGATTAAGCGCGCTACTACTGAATAATATCTCCAAAGAATACTCCGTTCATAAACATTTTATTGGTTCCAAGCCAGAATCCACGGAAGGTCATGTTTTCATAAAAGCTAATCAGATTACCGCGACCAACTGATTGAACTGAAATCACCGGTGCATTTTTTATTCGGTCAATATTTTTTTCTGAAACATAACCACTCACATAAGGTTCGGAAGTATATTTTACCGGTTCTGCATATTTGGAATCCAGTTTTTCAGCAACCTGGGAATTGGTTTTAAAAAATGCCAAATTGCTTCTTGAATATCCGTAACAAAGCGGGTGTGTAATATCCATTTCTGCATTTAAAATTATTCCGCTTATGGAATGGATGTTGTATTCTTTTGAACGGTCGGCATACGAAAAGTTCAGGGTTGTATCATTTTTAATTTCTTTTTTGAATTTGGTTTTCCCTATTTCATTTTTGCTTGCCCAGGAAGCCGCATTTTTATATGCGATTAAAGTTCCGCCATCCTGCACCCACGATTTTATTTTTTGGACATCAGAATTACCAAGTTCATAGTACGAACCACCAGGCATAATCAACGTGG
This genomic interval carries:
- a CDS encoding RNA polymerase sigma factor, translating into MVKTEHVEQTFRKQNKSLLNYIRRHLPLEQAEDVLQDVFIQFFSSYEHIRSVENISSWLYKTAINRVIDLKRKKKPDLFSDKEIKNSVSDDGVLYLEDILPTLNDGPEEDLFRKIIWEEIEEALDELPEEQREVFVLHEFENRSFREISRISGEKVNTLISRKRYAVLYLREKLKGLYQQLKQ
- the lpdA gene encoding dihydrolipoyl dehydrogenase, coding for MNYDVIVVGSGPGGYVAAIRASQLGLKVAVVEKENIGGICLNWGCIPTKSLLKSAQAFEYAKHAADYGISIEGDVKPDLAAMVKRSRGVADGMSKGVQFLFKKNKIEQLLGFGKLTAKNTVEVTDDSGKKKAYTAKHIILATGARSRELPNLTQDGEKIIGYRKALVLDKQPESMVVVGSGAIGSEFAYFYQSIGTQVTLVEFMPTLVPNEDEEVAKQLERSFKKMKMKVLTSSSVEKVDTSGKKCKVTVKTKKGEELIEADVVLSAVGITPNTEGIGLEELGVETDKGRVKVDDFYRTNIEGVYAIGDILAGPALAHVASAEGIVCVEKIAGLNPEPVDYGNIPGCTYTSPEVSSVGMTEAKAKDAGYEIKVGKFPYSASGKASAAGQKDGFVKLIFDAKYGELLGAHMIGGNVTEMVAEMVVAKKLEITGHELIKSIHPHPTMSEAIMEAAAAAYDEVIHL
- a CDS encoding RNA polymerase sigma factor; amino-acid sequence: MEDLKNIVEACASGDVRAQEKLYKMFAPKMYGVCLRYAKDATEAEDNLQDGFFKVFTNIKGFRHEGSLEGWIRRIMVNVSLEKYRKQNMLHPVEDVSIYDSQHISEDILDKISAKELIELIHQLPPRYRMVFNLFVMEGLSHQQISEEMQITVGTSKSNLARARDILKRKVTELYKVVGTNENYSA
- a CDS encoding DUF6051 family protein produces the protein MNYTHLHQQLATLFSLNKRCIKVPHSDVCIRNLEFHSSFQTSLLKNGIFQNQFGIEDSKIEENWHFKYPVFTPSDKKNNRAIILLHGLNERDWSKYLSWATYLAEQTARTIILFPLAFHMNRGKREWSDPRAMNMLVNSRKNMHQNIIQASFANAALSDRLSEDPMRFYRGGLQSAHDLIQLLNQIKNGDYPLLEENTQINFFGYSIGAFLTQIMFMANPGNLLKKSKAVLFCGGTTFDNMSGTSKLIMDNLAYRDLNDFYLRNFERKSVTETKKNLSTPLHSVVKSFKAMIPIPSFSKLKEKGLSRLSKKITAIGLLKDQVIPAKHINNTLKSGHKKFHFQLHTFDFPYQYSHENPFPVYNSEKSALVDKSFEMVFANAAGLLK
- a CDS encoding serpin family protein — protein: MKLKFIFSLILASFFVFGCDLANSNDEIDEIKLTEKTAQLLEAENSFGFELFQNIYAFETQSDNIMVSPLSVSLALAMTYNGANGETKTAMEKTLKVYGLTSEAINTSYQTLVDGLKSLDKKVLLEIANAIYYREGFDVEQDFISTNKEYYNAEVDALDFSSPNALETINGWVAEKTHDKIDKILDEISPEQVMFLINAIYFKGMWASEFDKDKTTEDPFYPDSGSTIQTDFMNQTQTVEMASNDLFSAIQLPYGKGKYNMFVFLPETDKTLQDIVDKLDKDNWETWMQSFAETEDVIISLPKFKYKYEIKLNDVLSEMGMGVAFTDAADFTGINKNGQLKIDFVKHKTFIEVNEEGTEAAAVTVVGVETTSVPLFVEFNANRPFFYAITEKDTGAILFMGTVKNPVYE
- a CDS encoding peptide deformylase, whose translation is MAVKDILLLGDPKLYEKSVPVEKSELKELLPQFNLMFETVLDFREKYGAGRAISAPQIGLLKRIVCINIDKPIAIINPELKIPGNEMIELWDDCMSFPNLFVKVKRHKKLTLSFYDLNWEKQTWQLEDDMAELIQHEFDHLDGILAVQRAVDNKSFRWKPSD
- a CDS encoding outer membrane beta-barrel protein encodes the protein MNMEEQNMDKAIREKLERFSQQPPLHVWDNIQGQLQAQKRKHRIVFFSRIAAAAVVLLAFLAGWYFNEKSGQITPVVTQNEIQNINKNIENENAKSNSESEKIDPNAFNENNIAGTESKPQIKHNEKEKDTGLESIVQEEETTYFIADAKIHQKLSGEESAESETKEVAHLNLLDKIETQFKTSEDRDLKLKEKSIPVNEMSGTDEVLIAENIRNLNESGREESKWKLGLQVSPGYSSQNSNYSEDYSNSMTYSGQNGNANVTGGISVQMKAGKKWSLESGVYYSQNGQRSTNSEAFNSNSLMYAADYAPLGGERKSYFNTVVNLSNGQIEMNSTAGTIQFSSAPAGTEVGSELDGDAYSPGPANSNTLLTEGEFSQVFDFIEIPLYLRYSLVNAKFGIELMGGVNAGIVAGNNVYMENQYGNQNIGKTKDISSVNISGTVGVGLNYALSKNISLAVEPRFSYYLNSINQNSDVSFRPYRIGVYTGLYYEF
- a CDS encoding LytR/AlgR family response regulator transcription factor produces the protein MKKFWTMLIWEKKIPEFLIFRKNIVNRILFTAAFALVFINIYAPFGVNTWYNVTKLELFLYSSGLILTGILVMVISRILMFQINKKHKLNYLQYGSWELTEIVIMAFVYTLLKVFFLHEKSDIVDDFVVSLQITALVVILPYIILTLYFSWQDKSKKLESLEQLKEDTNVKASKLLPFYDEKEVMRFSMLPSDILYLEAADNYVTIYFLNKQKISHYLLRNSLKNLGEYLSEYSFIRCHRSFIVNFEKVKLIRKEKDGLKLEIDAPTELIIPVSKTYSQEVLNEFVKTGS